Proteins encoded within one genomic window of Paenarthrobacter sp. JL.01a:
- a CDS encoding type II toxin-antitoxin system VapB family antitoxin — protein MIFKAVGEGRPYPDHGYTAPRDWAALPPRPVRLDDLVTTKRTLDLEALLAEDSTFFGDLFPHVVQYQGVMYLEDGLHRAVRTALHQRTAIHARVLVIDG, from the coding sequence GTGATCTTCAAAGCTGTGGGCGAGGGACGCCCGTACCCTGACCATGGATACACCGCGCCCAGGGACTGGGCTGCCCTGCCTCCGCGCCCTGTGCGGTTGGATGACCTGGTCACCACCAAGCGGACCCTGGACCTGGAGGCGTTGCTGGCTGAAGACTCCACATTCTTCGGAGACCTGTTCCCGCATGTGGTCCAGTACCAAGGCGTGATGTACCTCGAGGACGGCCTCCACAGGGCGGTCCGCACGGCGTTGCACCAAAGGACTGCGATCCACGCACGCGTATTGGTGATCGATGGCTAG
- a CDS encoding LytR C-terminal domain-containing protein, which translates to MTQLHGHHVVTGPELRATFADDAPVRRGSFGRRLFHGIVLVLLLGVIAAGAVGAWAVMNGVIKVPTAIASKAPSSLCPSTTFDYVPNETVQLNVLNATSRSGLAATVADQFTARGYKVASVGNSDTAYSGIGVVVSGVKGQAAAFNIQRNLAGTDYFQDNREDESVDVIITPGYEGLVEPQLVDQTPGKLMCPREELRIADNSKWPIIPTRPAG; encoded by the coding sequence GTGACGCAGTTGCACGGCCATCACGTGGTGACGGGGCCGGAGCTCCGGGCAACGTTTGCCGACGACGCCCCGGTCCGGCGCGGAAGTTTCGGACGCCGCCTCTTCCACGGGATAGTCCTGGTGTTGTTGCTCGGCGTGATCGCTGCTGGGGCAGTAGGTGCCTGGGCTGTCATGAACGGCGTCATCAAGGTCCCGACGGCCATTGCCAGCAAAGCGCCTTCCAGCCTCTGCCCTTCCACCACGTTCGACTACGTGCCCAACGAGACCGTCCAGCTCAACGTCCTCAATGCCACCTCGCGCAGCGGGCTCGCGGCGACAGTGGCTGACCAGTTCACCGCGCGTGGCTACAAGGTAGCTTCCGTCGGGAACAGTGACACCGCCTATTCGGGCATCGGCGTGGTGGTGTCCGGGGTCAAGGGCCAGGCGGCTGCCTTCAACATCCAGCGCAACCTTGCCGGCACGGACTACTTCCAGGACAACCGGGAAGACGAGTCGGTGGACGTCATCATCACGCCGGGTTATGAAGGCCTGGTGGAACCGCAGTTGGTGGACCAGACCCCCGGCAAACTCATGTGCCCGCGCGAGGAACTGCGGATCGCCGACAACTCCAAGTGGCCCATCATTCCCACGAGGCCCGCAGGCTGA